From the Actinomycetes bacterium genome, the window TGCGCAACCAGCTCGCCCCGGGCACCGAGGGCGGCGTCACCGTGCACCTGCCCTCAGGGGAGCAGACCACCATCTACGAGGCGGCCATGCGCTACCAGGCCGAGGGCGTGCCCCTGGTGGTCCTGGCCGGCAAGGAGTACGGCTCGGGGTCGAGCCGGGACTGGGCGGCCAAGGGGCCGCGGCTGCTCGGGGTGCGGGCGGTGCTGGCCGAGAGCTACGAGCGGATCCACCGCTCCAACCTGGTCGGCATGGGCGTGCTGCCGCTGCAGTACCCCGAGGGCGAGTCGGCCGCCTCTCTCGGCCTCACCGGCAACGAGACCTTCGACGTCGAGGGTCTGGAGGGCGCCGGCAGCGACGGCTTCCCCCGCGAGGTCGCGGTCACCGTCGACGGCGACAGGCGCTTCACCGCCCTGGTCCGCATCGACACCCCCAACGAGGTGCAGTACTACCGCCACGGCGGCATCCTGCAGTACGTCCTGCGCCAGCTCCGCGGCTGACGTCCTCCCGCGCCCTGAAGGCGGGGGATTCCTGGCCGAAGTCATGCTGGGACTCCGGAGAGGTTCACGCATGCGGCTCCTCGCGGGCCTTGCCACCCAGGGTGACTGCGCGTGCTGTGCACCGCCCGTCCGGCGGCACGACCTTCGATACTGCCGGCCCGGCTGACGGCGCCGCCTGGAGCGCGCGTGGGCGCCACGGGCGTTGCCAGATGCTCGCGTTCGCTAGGATGCGGGTGGCGGCCTGCGCGCCCGCCGTTTCGAGACCGTCGAGCAAGTGGAGGACGCTCGTGCCGCGGATCCTTTCCGGCGTCCAGCCGACCGGCAACACGCATCTCGGCAACTACGTCGGGGCCTTCCGGCAGTGGGTCCAGCAGCAGCACGAGTTCGACGCCTTCTTCCCGATCGTGGACCTGCACGCGATCACGCTGCCCTACGAGCCGGCCGAGCTGCGCGCCCGCACCCTGGAGACAGCAACCATCCTGCTGGCCGTCGGGCTCGACCCGGACGTCTGCACGATCTTCGTGCAGTCCCACGTGCCCGAGCACACCGAGCTGGCCTGGATGTTCAACAACATCGTGACCGTGGGCGAGCTGCGCCGCATGACCCAGTTCAAGGCCAGGGCGGCCCTCCGCAGCGAGGGCGCGGTGCCTGTCGGCTACTTCAACTACCCGGTGCTGCAGGCGGCCGACATCCTCGTGTACAAGGCCGAGCGGGTGCCGGTGGGGGAGGACCAGCGCCAGCACCTGGAGCTGACCCGGGAGGTCGCCCAGACCTTCAACGCCCGCTACGGGCAGACCTTCCCGCTTCCCGAGGCCTACATCCCCAAGGTGGGCGGCCGGGTCATGGACCTGCAGCAGCCCGACGCGAAGATGTCGAAGTCGGCGGTGTCCCCGGCCGGCCGCCTGCACCTGCTCGACCCGCCCGAGGTGGTGCGCAAGAAGGTGCGCTCGGCGGTCACCGACTCGGGCCGCGAGGTGGTCGCCCGTCCCGACAAGCCGGCCGTCTCCAACCTGCTCGAGCTGTACTCGATCGCGTCGGGCCGGTCGGTCGGCGAGCTGGAAGGCCTGTACGCCGGCCGCGGCTACGGCGACTTCAAGTCCGACCTGGCCGACGTGCTGGTCGGCTGGCTCGCGCCGGTCCGGGAGCGGTACGAGGTGCTGCGGGCCGACCCCGACCGGCTGGCCGGTATCCTGGCCGACGGCGCGGCCAAGGCCCGCTCGATCGCGCGCGGGACCCTGGCCGAGGTCAGGGACCGCATGGGCTTCCTCCCGGGCCGGCCTGGCGCGCTTCAGGCGCCTGCGACCGGGAACGCCTGACGTGCCCAGGCGCCGGCTGGCCGTGGTCGCGCTGCTGCCCCAGCCGGTCGCCTTCCACATCCAGGCCTGGCGCCGGGCGCTGCGCGAGCCGGCCAGGCACGCCGTGCCCCCGCACATCACCCTGGTCCCGCCCCAGTCGGTCCGCGCCGAGGACGTGCCGGCGGCGGTCGCGCTCCTGGAGCGGGCGGCCACCGCCGCGGTGCCCGCGGTGGTGACCCTGGACGGGGCGGGTACCTTCCTGCCCGACGCCCCGGTCGCCTTCGTCGCCGTCGGCGAGGGCGCGCCAGCGCTCGAGGCCCTGGAGGCGGCGCTGCGGGAGCCGCCGCTGGACCGGCGCACCCACCCGTTCCGCCCGCACGTCACCGTCGCCCAGGACCTCCCGCCCGACCAGATCGAGCAGGCCGCGCGCGACCTGGCCGGGTTCTGCGCCTCGTTCCCGCTGCGCGAGGTCGCCCTCATGGAGGAGGGCGACGACCAGGTCTGGCGTCCGCTGCGCCGGGTGGCCGTTGGTGCCTCGGAGCTGATCCGCGAGGTCCCCACCAGCCGGGCGGCCAGCGTCGCCCTGTTCCTGCTCGACCCGCCGCGGGTGCTGCTCGGGCTCCGCACCCGGGCCCGGGGCCGCCGCTACCCGGGGGCGTGGGACGCGCTCGGCGGCAAGCCCGAGCCGGGCGAGCTGCTGCTCGCGGCGCTGCTGCGCGAGGTGCGCGAAGAGGCCGCGGTCGAGCCGCTGGACATCGCCTCCCTCGGCTGCTTCGACGACGGCGAGCGGGCCGACGCCTACTTCGTCGCCACCACCTGGCGCGGCGAGCCGCACAACGAGTCGCCCGACGAGCACATCCGGCTCGAGTGGGTCCCGATGGACGAGGCGCTCAGGCGGAGCATGCCACCCACCGTCCGCCGGGCCCTGGTCCGGCTCGTCGAGGTCGTCGGCGGCACCGGCACCGTCCACGGTTGCGCGCCGCCCTGACCGCCCGGAGGCGAGGAGCCGTTCGCGGATGGCCAGAGGGCCGGCACCGTCCACGGTGACGCGCCGCCCTGACCGCCTCGGCGTGGAACGGCTGCTCTGGGCCGATCTGCCCGTGCGGGTAGGCGATCTGCCGGCGTGCGGATAGCGGGGCAGGTCCCGGGGTAGTGGGTGCAGAGCCACGGAGCGGGTACCGTCTTCTCGACCGTGCAGGCTCGATCCGCTCAACCGCTGGAAGGAGCAACCTTGGCCACCCAGGAAACGCCGTCGCCCGGGACCGGGGCGACCCGGCCCGGTCCCGGCGCCGCTCCGCCAGGCGAGCCCTCGACAGCGCAGCTGCTGAAGGGCATCGCCGACGACGCGACCACGCTGGTCCGCCAGGAGATCCTCCTGGCCAGGCAGGAGGTCACCGAGGGGCTCGCCAGCACCGCCAAGGCATCCAGCCTCCTGGCCGTCGCGGGGGTCCTCGCCCTCTACGGCCTCGGCTTCCTGCTGTTCACGATCGCGGTGGCGATCGGCGGCCCCGACTGGCTCGGTTTCCTCATCGTCACTATCGTGCTGTTCCTCGTGGTCGCCGTCCTCGGGTTGATCGGCGGGAGGCGCCTCCGAGCCACCAAGATGACGCCCGAGAAGGCCAGGGCGGAGCTGAGGGAGACGGCCGCGGAGCTGAAGGAGGAGCTCAAGTGGGCGAGACAGCGGCAGCAACAGCCAAGGAAGTAGAGGAGACCCGCAAGCAGATGGAGGCGAAGGTGGCCAAGCTGTCGGAACGCGCGCCCGCGGAGGCGCGCAAGCTCGCCAAGCGGGTGGTGTTCGCGGTCATCACCGCCTTGGTCGTGCTCGCGGCCCGCAAGCTGGTCGACAGGCTCTGGGAGCGCGCGACCGGCGAGCTGCCCCCGACCAAGGTCGCGCGCGACGACGACTGAGCATGCAGCCTCGACTGAGCACACAGCCTCGACTGAGCATGCAGCCTCGGCGGACCCTTGGGGCCCCTCGGCGCCGCGTCGGGGAGGCCCTCCCCGTGCTTGAATGAGCCCATGACGACGGTGCCCCTGATCCCTCGCGACGTGCTGTTCGGCAACCCCGAGCGGGTCAGCCCGAGCATCTCGCCTGCCGGCACCCGCCTTGCCTACCTCGCTCCGGTCGACGGCGTGCTGAACGTGTGGGTCGGCACGGTCGGCGGGGACGACTTCAAGCCGGTCACCGACGACCGCGACCGCGGCATCCGGGCCTTCTTCTGGGCCCACGACGACCGTCACCTGCTCTACGTCCAGGACCGCGGCGGCGACGAGAACTGGCACCTGTACGCGGTCGACCTCGTGCTCGGGACCACCCGCGACCTCACCCCGTTCGAGAACGTGCAGGCGCAGGTGGTCGCGGTCGACAAGCACTTCCCGGGCGAGCTGCTGGTCGGGATCAACAAGGACAACGAGCAGCTCCACGACGTCTACCGGGTGGACCTGGCCACCGGCGAGCTCGAGAAGGTCGCCGAGAACCCGGGCTTCGTGGGCTGGCTGGCCGACTCGGAGCTGCGGGTCCGCTGCGGCGTCGCGCTGACGCCCGAAGGCGGCCTCGCGGTCATGCTCCGGGACGGCGAACAGGCCGAGTGGGAGCCGGCCCTGGTCGTCGGGCCGGAGGACGCCCTGGGGACGAGCCCGGTCGCGTTCAGCGCCGACGGGCGGGAGCTGCTGCTGGTCACCTCCAAGGACGCCAACGCGGCCCGGGTGGTCTGCTTCGACCCGGCCGCGCGCTCGAGCCGGGTGCTGTTCGAGGACCCCAGGTACGACGTGCGCGACCTCACCGTCAACCCCGACACCCACCGGCCCGAGCTGGTCACCGTGCTGCGCGAGCGGGCCCAGATCGAGACGCTCGACCCGGGGCTGGCCGGCGACCTCGAGCGGATCCGCGCCATCCACCCGGGCGACCCCGCCTTCCTCGGCCGTGACCACGCCGACCGCATCTGGCTGCTGGAGTTCACCGCCGACGACGGCCCGGTGTCGTACTACGCCTACGACCGGGCCTCCGGCGAGGCCACCTTCCTGTTCGTGCACCGCCCGGAGCTCGAGCGCTACCAGCTCGCCAAGATGGAGCCGTTCTCGTTCACGGCCAGGGACGGGCTCACCGTGCACGGCTACGCCACCTTCCCGCCCGGTGCGGGCCGGTCGGGCCTGCCCGCGGTGCTGAACGTCCACGGCGGCCCCTGGGCCCGCGACGTCTGGGGCTTCGACCCGGAGGCGCAGTGGCTGGCCAACCGGGGCTACCTGTGCGTGAAGGTCAACTTCAGGGGCTCGACCGGGTACGGCAAGGACTTCCTGAACGCGGGCGACAAGCAGTGGGGCGCGGCCATGCACGACGACCTGGTCGACGCGGTCGGCTTCGCGGTCGAGCGGGGCTGGGCCGACCCGTCCCGCTTCGCGATCTACGGCGGGTCCTACGGCGGTTACAGCGCCCTGGTCGGCGCGACCTTCACCCCTGAGGTGTTCCGCTGCGCCGTCGACGTGGTCGGGCCCTCCAACCTCATCACGCTCATCGAGTCGGTGCCGCCCTACTGGAAGCCCATGCTGTCGCTGTTCAAGACCCGGGTGGGCGACCCGGACACCGAGGCGGACCTGCTCTGGTCGCGGTCGCCGCTGTCGCGGGTCGACCGGATCCGGATCCCGATGCTGATCGCCCAGGGCGCCAACGACCCCAGGGTCAAGCAGGCCGAGTCGGAGCAGATCGTGGCCGCCATGCGCGACAAGGGCATCCCCCACGAGTACCTGCTCTTCCCCGACGAGGGCCACGGCTTCGCCAAGCCCGAGAACCGCCTGCGCTTCTACGCCGCGGCCGAGCGCTTCCTCGCCGAGCACCTGGGCGGTCGCCACGAGCAGGCTGCGGTCCCGACCGGCTGAGGCTCGAGTCCCCTCGCCGCCGACCCCAGCAACGCTCCGGCGGCCTGCGCGGCGAGGCCTCCTCGGTAGCCAGGCAACACGCCACCGTCACCCTCGACTACGACCTCGCCTGAGCACCGCGGCTCGCCACACAGGCGCGGGCCCTGGCCGGCCGAGGAGCGCGGCCGAGGCTGCCGCGCCGAGCACCACCAGCGCGGCGGCAGGTAAGCGGCAGTGTACCCGGCAGGCCAGCAGCTTGCGCGCCGGACGCTGACGCCACCCGGGAGCGGCGGTCGCGCAGCTCCCTTCCCGATCCCGCCGCGGCGGTCCGGACCCACGCCGCCTATCCACAGATGCCGGCCAGTGGGTGGCGGCGGGATCGGGACGGGGTAGCCTGCGGGCATGGACTCGAACACAGTTTCGACAGGGCTGGCGCCGGTGGGGCCGGCGGTGGGGCCGGCGGTCGGGCGGGCGGGGGAGCCTGCGGCCGGGCTGGCGGGCCAGCCGGTGGGGCTGGCCATGCTGGCCGCCGCGGTCCAGGAGCTGGCCGCCCAGGACCTGACCGGCCTGCCCGACGGGGTCGCGGCCGAGCGGGTGCTGGCGCTGCGGGGGCTGCTGGACCGCCTCGAAGGCCAGTGGCTCCGGGAGCTGGCCGCGGTCGACGCGCGCGGCGCGGCCGGCGCCGAGCGCGGCGGGCGGGCGGCGTCGACGGCGGGCTGGCTGCGGGCGCGGGCCCGGCTGACCGCCGGCGCGGCCTGCCAGCGGGTCCGGGTCGCGCGGGCGCTGCATCGCGGCCCGCTGCCGGGTACCGCGGCGGCCTTGGCGGCAGGGGCGCTGTCCTACGAGCACGCGGTGGTGCTGGCCACCGGGACCGGTGACCTGGACGCCCCCACGACGGCACGGGCCGAGCCGGTGCTGCTGGAGGCCGCCCGCCGCCTGGACCCGGGCCGGTTGCGCCGGGTGGTCGAGCAGCTGCGGGTGGTCGCCGACCCCGACCGGGCCGAGCAGCAGGCGCAGCGCCGGTTCGAAAAGCGCGGCCTGCACGTGGCGGGCACCTGGCAGGGGATGGTGGCGCTTGCGGGGCTGCTGGACCCCGAGGCGGGGGAGACGCTGCTGCAGGCGCTGGACCCCCTGACCCGCCCCGCCGGCCCGCACGACCACCGCACCGGGGCGCAGCGGCGCGCCGATGCGCTGACCGAGCTGGCCCGGCGGAGCCTGGCCGGCGGGCGGCTGCCCGACAGCGGCGGGGTGCGCCCCCAGGTGACCGTCACCATCGACCTGGCCGCCCTGCTGGGCCGCCCGGGTGCGCCCGGGGTGTTCGGCTGGGCCGGGCCGGTTGGCCAGGAGACGGCCCGCCGGCTGGCCTGCGACGCCGCCATGACCCGGGTGGTCTGCACCCGCCACCCCACCGCCAACCGTGACCTCACCCCCGGCCCCGACAACCCGCCCACCGGCGCCAGCCACCCGCTGGTCGACGGCCAGACGCTGACGGCCGGCGCCGACGACCCGGTCCCCGGCGGCCACGACGAGCTGCTCCGGCGGCTGCGCGAGGGGCTGGCGCTGCTGCCCCCCGCCCTGGGTGGGGCCCGCTCGCAGGTGCTGGACGTGGGCCGCACCACCCGGGTGGTGCCAGCCGGGCTGCGCACGGCGTTGGCCGTGCGCGACAAAGGCTGTGTGGTGGCCGGCTGCGACCGGCCCCCGGCCTGGTGTGACGCCCACCACCTGCGGCACTGGCTGCACGGCGGCCCGACCAGCCTGGACAACCTGGTCCTGGTGTGCCGCGCCCACCACCGTGCGGTCCACGAAGGCCACCAGCACCTCGCCCGTGGCCCCACCGGCCACCACACCCTTACCGGATCGCCCCCACCACAACCCACCGCCGCCTGACCCACCCGGCCGCGGCCTGACCCGCCGGCCGCCCCCCTCCGGTTCCTCAGCTGGCTCCTGCCGGTGGTGGGAACGCGCGCTGCCGGTGGTGGGAACGCGCGGAGGATGCGGCACCGTGCGACGTGTAAGGGCTGACGACGCCGGTCACATGAAGGCCCTCATCGAGGGCTGCATGGCCCGGGAACGCCCCGCCGCCTAGACGCGCCGGAACAGCAGGGCCCGCTTCACCTCCTGGATCGCCTGGGTGACCTTGATGCCGCGCGGGCAGGCGTCGGTGCAGTTGAAGGTGGTCCGGCAGCGCCAGACGCCCTCCTTGTCGTTCAGCACCTCGAGCCGCTGGCCGGCGCCGCGGTCGCGGGAGTCGAAGATGAACCGGTGGGCGTTGACGATCGCAGCTGGCCCGAAGTACTCCTCGTCGGCCCAGAACACCGGGCAGGACGTGGTGCAGGCGGCGCACAGGATGCACTTGGTGGTGTCGTCGAAGCGCTCGCGCTCCTTCGGCGACTGCAGGCGCTCGCTGTCGGGCGGCTGCCCGTCGTTGATCAGGTACGGCATGACCTCGCGGTAGGAGCGGAAGAACGGCTCCATGTCCACGGTCAGGTCCTTGGCAAGCGGCAGGCCGCGCAGCGCCTCCACCGTGATCTGGTCGCCCACCTCGCGCACCAGCACCTTGCAGGCCAGGCGGTTCGCCCCGTTGATGAGCATGGCGTCCGACCCGCAGATGCCGTGGGCGCACGACCGCCGGAAGGTCAGCGAGCCGTCGATGTTCCACTTCACGTAGTGGAGCAGGTCGAGGACCCGGTCCATCGGGTCGGCCGGGATCTCGTAGGTCTCGAAGTGCGGGGCCTCGTCCGTCTCCGGGTTGAAGCGGCGGACCCGCAGGGTCACCTGCATGGGAGTCCTTCTCCGTGGCTGCGCGGCGTGGGTCCTAACCCTACAGAAGCTTGCGACCCTACAGAAGCTTGCGCGCCTCTGCGCCAGGTCACGGGCGGGGGCGGGGACTCGAGACCCCGTCACCTCGAAGTCCTTGCCGACTTCGACTCAGCAGACTCCCAGGTGCCTTCCAGGCTTGTTCCAGCTGCGACGGGCAGGCTTGGGGCCATGCCCGTCGGCCATGCCGGTCGAAGGAGTGTGAGAGGGAGGTTGCTGTGGATCACATGCCACTGCCTGATGCTGGAACCGACCGGGGCGCTGTGGCCCGGCGAGCCAGGGATGGCACCCGCCGGCCGGGTCGGCGACGCCACCCCGCCGCGCGGTCGCGGGTGGTCGCCGCTGTGCTGAGCGCGGCGGTCTTCGTCGGTCTGGGCGGCGGCATGGCCGCCCACCAGGCCAGCAGCACGGCGGCCGCGTCCGCGTCGAGCCCGGGCTCCACAAGCTCCCAGTCGACCTCGCAGTCGGACACCAGCTCATGGGGGGCCACGCCTGGATCGTCGTCGGCCCAGTCGCCCGTGACCGCCAGCCAGGGGAGTTGAGGCCGCCATGCCGACCGCGACCACTGCAGGAGCTGAGCTGCGGTTTCGTGCCATGGGCTGCGACGTCCACGTGCTGGTGGTGGGCGGACAGCCGCGCCTGCTCCAGGTCGCCCGCGAGCGCATCCAGCGGCTCGAGCGGCGCTGGAGCCGGTTCCAGCCGACCAGCGAGGTCAGCCGACTGAACGACCTTGCCGGCTCGCCGGTGCACGTCTCTCCGTCGACGCTTGGCCTGGTGGAGCACGCCCTGGAAGGCGCGCGCGTCAGCGGCGGACGCTACGACCCGACCGTCCTCGGCGACGTGCTCCGGGCCGGCTACGACCGCAGCTTCGAGCTGCTCACCGACAAGGCCCCCCGCGGCCGGTCACGGCTCGGCCGAGGCTACGACCGGGTCGTCGTCGACCGCGCCCGCCAGACGGTCACCCTGCCGCCGGGCGTCGGCTTCGACCCGGGTGGGATCGGCAAGGGCCACGCCGCCGACCTGTTGGTCGACGAGCTGCTGTCGCAAGGTGCGGCGGGAGCCTGCGTGAACGTGGGCGGCGACCTGCGGGTCGACGGCAGCGCACCAGGCGGCGGGTCCTGGGTGATCGCAGTCGAGCACCCCTCGCGTCCCGAGCCGGCCGCGCCCGGCCTGGCTGTTCGACCTCCACCGCTTCCTGGGCGGCCTGGCCCTCGTGTTCACCGGCATCCACGTGCTCGCCGTAGTCGCCGACAGCTACGTCCACTTCAGTCTGGTCAACGTCTTCGTACCGCTGACCGGCGACTGGCATCCGCTGGCGGTCGCCTGGGGGACCATCGGCCTCTACCTGCTCCTCGCAGTCGAGCTGACCTCGCTGGCCCGGGGTCACCTGCCCCGCACGCTCTGGCGGCGGGTGCATTACGCCAGCTTCGCCCTCTTCGCAGCGACAACGGTGCACGCGCTGACCGCAGGGACCGACCGCTGGTCGCCCGCCTTCCTGCTCGCCGCCGTGGCGGTCTGCGGCGCGGTGGCCGTCCTCACCGCGGCCCGTGCCGCGCGATCGGCCCGGCGCTCCCCGGTCGCGGCGACAGCGAGCCGGCGTCCACCTCAGCAGCCGGCCAGCGACCGCGCCCTGTCCCGAACGGCACGACAGCCGACCCCACTGCCTTGATCGCGGCCACGAGGCCG encodes:
- a CDS encoding S9 family peptidase, with amino-acid sequence MTTVPLIPRDVLFGNPERVSPSISPAGTRLAYLAPVDGVLNVWVGTVGGDDFKPVTDDRDRGIRAFFWAHDDRHLLYVQDRGGDENWHLYAVDLVLGTTRDLTPFENVQAQVVAVDKHFPGELLVGINKDNEQLHDVYRVDLATGELEKVAENPGFVGWLADSELRVRCGVALTPEGGLAVMLRDGEQAEWEPALVVGPEDALGTSPVAFSADGRELLLVTSKDANAARVVCFDPAARSSRVLFEDPRYDVRDLTVNPDTHRPELVTVLRERAQIETLDPGLAGDLERIRAIHPGDPAFLGRDHADRIWLLEFTADDGPVSYYAYDRASGEATFLFVHRPELERYQLAKMEPFSFTARDGLTVHGYATFPPGAGRSGLPAVLNVHGGPWARDVWGFDPEAQWLANRGYLCVKVNFRGSTGYGKDFLNAGDKQWGAAMHDDLVDAVGFAVERGWADPSRFAIYGGSYGGYSALVGATFTPEVFRCAVDVVGPSNLITLIESVPPYWKPMLSLFKTRVGDPDTEADLLWSRSPLSRVDRIRIPMLIAQGANDPRVKQAESEQIVAAMRDKGIPHEYLLFPDEGHGFAKPENRLRFYAAAERFLAEHLGGRHEQAAVPTG
- a CDS encoding 2'-5' RNA ligase family protein → MPRRRLAVVALLPQPVAFHIQAWRRALREPARHAVPPHITLVPPQSVRAEDVPAAVALLERAATAAVPAVVTLDGAGTFLPDAPVAFVAVGEGAPALEALEAALREPPLDRRTHPFRPHVTVAQDLPPDQIEQAARDLAGFCASFPLREVALMEEGDDQVWRPLRRVAVGASELIREVPTSRAASVALFLLDPPRVLLGLRTRARGRRYPGAWDALGGKPEPGELLLAALLREVREEAAVEPLDIASLGCFDDGERADAYFVATTWRGEPHNESPDEHIRLEWVPMDEALRRSMPPTVRRALVRLVEVVGGTGTVHGCAPP
- a CDS encoding phage holin family protein, producing the protein MATQETPSPGTGATRPGPGAAPPGEPSTAQLLKGIADDATTLVRQEILLARQEVTEGLASTAKASSLLAVAGVLALYGLGFLLFTIAVAIGGPDWLGFLIVTIVLFLVVAVLGLIGGRRLRATKMTPEKARAELRETAAELKEELKWARQRQQQPRK
- a CDS encoding succinate dehydrogenase iron-sulfur subunit encodes the protein MQVTLRVRRFNPETDEAPHFETYEIPADPMDRVLDLLHYVKWNIDGSLTFRRSCAHGICGSDAMLINGANRLACKVLVREVGDQITVEALRGLPLAKDLTVDMEPFFRSYREVMPYLINDGQPPDSERLQSPKERERFDDTTKCILCAACTTSCPVFWADEEYFGPAAIVNAHRFIFDSRDRGAGQRLEVLNDKEGVWRCRTTFNCTDACPRGIKVTQAIQEVKRALLFRRV
- a CDS encoding DUF222 domain-containing protein is translated as MGPAVGPAVGRAGEPAAGLAGQPVGLAMLAAAVQELAAQDLTGLPDGVAAERVLALRGLLDRLEGQWLRELAAVDARGAAGAERGGRAASTAGWLRARARLTAGAACQRVRVARALHRGPLPGTAAALAAGALSYEHAVVLATGTGDLDAPTTARAEPVLLEAARRLDPGRLRRVVEQLRVVADPDRAEQQAQRRFEKRGLHVAGTWQGMVALAGLLDPEAGETLLQALDPLTRPAGPHDHRTGAQRRADALTELARRSLAGGRLPDSGGVRPQVTVTIDLAALLGRPGAPGVFGWAGPVGQETARRLACDAAMTRVVCTRHPTANRDLTPGPDNPPTGASHPLVDGQTLTAGADDPVPGGHDELLRRLREGLALLPPALGGARSQVLDVGRTTRVVPAGLRTALAVRDKGCVVAGCDRPPAWCDAHHLRHWLHGGPTSLDNLVLVCRAHHRAVHEGHQHLARGPTGHHTLTGSPPPQPTAA
- the trpS gene encoding tryptophan--tRNA ligase: MPRILSGVQPTGNTHLGNYVGAFRQWVQQQHEFDAFFPIVDLHAITLPYEPAELRARTLETATILLAVGLDPDVCTIFVQSHVPEHTELAWMFNNIVTVGELRRMTQFKARAALRSEGAVPVGYFNYPVLQAADILVYKAERVPVGEDQRQHLELTREVAQTFNARYGQTFPLPEAYIPKVGGRVMDLQQPDAKMSKSAVSPAGRLHLLDPPEVVRKKVRSAVTDSGREVVARPDKPAVSNLLELYSIASGRSVGELEGLYAGRGYGDFKSDLADVLVGWLAPVRERYEVLRADPDRLAGILADGAAKARSIARGTLAEVRDRMGFLPGRPGALQAPATGNA